Below is a genomic region from Osmia bicornis bicornis chromosome 3, iOsmBic2.1, whole genome shotgun sequence.
TAGTaatctaatttttaataaaaataagcaaaactatatttcatttatttatcaaatatatttaaaatgttgcaattaaaaaatgattccAATTGGTTGAAAGTAATTCACATTACATATATTACAGgtgcataaaataatttaagagAATAAATGTAGTTGTTaataaaaagatataaaatatgtatgCTTCCACTTTAGAAGcataaacataaataaaatgctTTAAATGACCTAAATGAATGATTccttgttaaaaattatagcGCAATGATGcatattagaataaaaaaaaagtaaataaagaACCCATTACCAAATGAATGTACAATACATACTCCATCAccaatttatcatttataaagaaaaattaaataaatgtacaaATATAAGAAACTTTCATCTTTTTGTTCATAAATAATGTAGctcataattaaaataacagaACTAAGACAATCTTACCTTTTTAGATGCAGCTCCTACTTTACTCTTCTTTGTACCCCTAACTTTCTTCATCCTGTTCTTACGTTCTTTACGCTGTTTCCTTGTTTGCTTCTGTTTCTCATATAGTCCATGCCTGGCTAACCTGTACTTAGGTTCGAATTTTTTCGCAAAGTCTAATGTATCATAAACCAACGCAAATCCAGTTGATTTGCCACCCCCAAAGTTTGTTTGAAAACCAAATACAAAGACTACATCTGGTGTAACTTTGTACATTTTGGCAAGCTTTTCCCGTATTTCTGTTTTACGGACCGACGGATGGCCCGGGTGGAAAACATCTACAACCTATAAAATAAACGCATTGctttataattaaagaatttatGATAACCATTAGCTAACTACTACTCGAACTTAACGCCATGTAATAGCAGAAATTACTATCTTCggggaataaaaataaaatttatatatacaaATACTTACCATTTGTTTTCGGCATAATAGCCGATTGCTCATAAACTTCCTGGTTCTAATCGTCACCGCGCCTTCCGTCTGTAAAATAGAACCATATTATAAGgttatattttgtttaatactatttttgttacagtttcattattttcaactgtaacgaataaataaatgtaaaaaatagtTTTCTTTAAGAGTTCATTAACGTAGTTAAActacatattttcatttatatttttattttcattttatttatcaataacATTTGTATTCTGGATAGATATATCCACATTATAATCATGTGCATGTTAAGTACTAATAGAAATGGTATTtgtgaattatatttataaaaagtaGATAGTAATGTACTATTAATAAGTTTATAAACCAATAATATTAACTTTTTTCAATGATTAACAAATAATTTTGCGATATAAATTACATACCATTTTGCTTGATTAGTGTACCGCCAGCAAAAGGACGGATGCGGAAGCGTGTTGCGCTATCTGTGATCGAACACATTCACAACAGTTCAATACAATAACTAAATAGTAACAATTTTTATACCTTTCTCAATTGCATTTCAGTTATATAATGCAGTTTATATAATCTGAGTAAATATAAGATATTATTTAACAGAATTGAACATCTAAGTGAATGTAAAATGATTACAATTTTAAACCTATTCTTGTTCCCTACAATTTAGGGATTTTAGGATCGTTTACcgtaaaatcattaaaatcgTTTAAAAAACGTTTAAAATACGTTTATATTACTTGGAAATAGTGTTAATTATTGCAAagtaacatttaaaaatttgttagcatatatgtatttttttgaaatacagatttattttcatttacaactcttattattaatataaatagtTTCACCAACTCGTATTGAGTTAGAAtacataaaaattgtaattaatttcctgataaactattattttacgataaaaataaatgttttacaACGTTATCGACAGAATACAGGCGTATTCATTTTAGAAATTCTCAGGAAGACCGTAATTATATTTGGCGCTGTTTGCACTTTTCAGTCTATCTGATTGGTTCTCTTTAGAGTAACGTCCATTACTCTTCTAGGAAGTTTCGAGAACGGATACGAACAGTAATATTGGTGGGAGTTCTATGCGCTTGCAATAGTTCGTCAAATACTATTACGTGGAGTGAGACGAGCGTTCTTGACGCACGGATATTTTCCACGAGCAACTTTCTGCTGATACAGGTAAGATCGGATGCTAATCATTACGAATTGAAGACTTGTAAAAAATATGCGCAGATGGCTAGAATTTTCGCTTTTGAATCATGCGATCGATTACAAgctattgaaatatttctcgAAATACGAATTTTCAGTACGTTAAATATGCAAAAACAAATTATAGCAGAATAGTTAAAGATATTGAAGAATATCATCACGATTTTAAAGTTGCCTCAATGATTATTAAACTTGAAGTAGTCTTTTGAAGGTTGAATAGTAGATCTAAGTACACTTAAGCATATTGTATATTACGAAATATGCCTCAATGAATTTTATCATATACGCTGCGCTCGTCCATGACTCGCACTTTACGTTGAAAAATGGTGGATGTTCCTATTGCCCTACTCATGTCAGTACAAAACGTGGTTGAAGTTGCCAAATATATCTGTCAGTTAAAATGTATTAACTTGTATTCATAGCTTTCATTTTTACTTGCACAGTTTAAATTATGTACTGATATCGATCTTCTCACcttataaaattatcattttaatatttgtcTTTTTGTCTGATCTTCAACCGGCAGTCCATGTCTTCcgtaaatatatatgtatgtgtgtatatgtatacggGTTAGCAGAAAGATCTAGAAAGTGTGGTGTTCTTTGTTCATGCCACGGTGGAACAGTACGATACGTTGAAATCagaatttaatttccttttttatgtcaattaattatatttcatcgACTTAAAGTGAATGTCGCCGCCATTTTGAAACCAAAGACGCACATGGATACAATTTACTTGAGTATCGAGACCCTGCAGCTGAAATTACTCCGAGTCTAATACGTattgatgaaaatattttgattCAACTTAAATTTGTTTGTAaagattgaatttttaaacatttaaaaaaaattttatggatatacatatgttaattgtgttatataattaaaatggGAAGTATTTGAAGTTCAAGGTCGGAACAAAACAGTTCCGTTCTCAAATTGCGTTATAATTTGCTTAtatatttgcaatattttaatatctacGAGCAACGTAAATGATagaaaagtattttttataatacaagATGCACATATTTATTTTGCAGTTTAATGCTACATTTtgtattgaattattaatatattgaatGAGTTTTAAATCATGCTATATATACAATAGATTCGTGATGTGTTTCATGAATTCCTAAATTGAATGATAATCAATGCCTTTTGTAATgcatttgaattttcatttccattAATGTTTTTCTAGGAAGAAGATTTGATCACTAATGCAAAGTAaacattttgttttaaatataaaattattgatgTTTCTTAGAGAATAATTTATCTTTTGCAGAGTTCTTaggattttattttgttttaaataaaatgttacatttgtacatatattaaaatatagcATATAGTTTTGTTTACAAATTGAAACACTATGTAATATAGGTATAATATTTTCTAGCTACTAGGTATATAGTTCTAATCCatttaggtataatgtaattaatatataatgtttattttaaatgtatatatgtTTTGTGTTTACATCAGAAATGATTATTAAAGTACTGAAAggtttattgtaattaaaatgaaatatgaaatcattaataattctACTAATTTTAAGAAACTATCAGTATAATATGTAAAAACtctaatttgtaataaaattatagtaCATGtagtaaaattgaaataatattttagttTTGTTTTGTTATTAGCAGAAACAAAGCTAGTGTAATTACATCAGCACAGTTGGTAAGGAACACATAAGTGAAAATGGTGAAAGAGACAACATACTACGATGTCCTTGGTGTGAAGCCTGGATGCACACAAGAAGATTTGAAGAAAGCTTACAGGAAGCTTGCCCTCAAGTTTCACCCTGACAAAAATCCCAATGAAGGAGAAAGAGTTAGTAGTATTTAATCATTGACAACAtaatgtattaattaattattatgaaGATTATTTTGCTAAACTTCGTTTTGATTACAGTTTAAACAAATTTCGCAATCGTATGAAGTATTATCGAACCCTGAGAAGAGAAGAATTTATGATCAAGGTGGAGAACAAGCTTTGAAAGAAGGTGGTGGCGGCGGCAATGTATTCTCCTCGCCTATGGATATCTTCGATATGTTCTTTGGCGGCGGTTTCGGAAGAGGTAATCGAAGGAGAGAACGCAAAGGTCAAGATGTTATACATCAATTATCTGTTTCACTGGAGGAGCTGTACAAGGGCACTGTTCGCAAGTTAGCTTTACAAAAGAACGTTATTTGTGATAAATGTGAAGGTTTGTATCGTTGAACTCGATCTGTTAACAATATTTATGTAAGAACAAGAAAT
It encodes:
- the LOC114871083 gene encoding 40S ribosomal protein S24, with the protein product MTEGAVTIRTRKFMSNRLLCRKQMVVDVFHPGHPSVRKTEIREKLAKMYKVTPDVVFVFGFQTNFGGGKSTGFALVYDTLDFAKKFEPKYRLARHGLYEKQKQTRKQRKERKNRMKKVRGTKKSKVGAASKK